In a genomic window of Gloeocapsopsis dulcis:
- the rsmA gene encoding 16S rRNA (adenine(1518)-N(6)/adenine(1519)-N(6))-dimethyltransferase RsmA, which produces MVRPRRALAQHWLKNEKALNQIVTAAEITKHDYILEIGPGTGVLTHRLLPLAKSVVAVEIDRDLCELLAKKLGNTENFLLLQGDFLELDLPSLLTPFPNFQNPNKVVANIPYNITGPILEKLLGTIANPNPHPFDSIVLLVQKEVADRLYAKPGSKTFGALSVRVQYLAECEFIYHVSAKSFYPPPKVDSAVVRLRPRQLNSLPLNPRHLETLVQLGFGAKRKMLRNNLKAIVERDRLTELLENLEINPQARAEDLSVTQWISLSNQLEA; this is translated from the coding sequence ATGGTAAGACCGCGCAGGGCCCTTGCGCAGCATTGGCTCAAAAATGAAAAAGCCCTCAATCAGATCGTCACCGCCGCCGAAATCACAAAGCATGATTACATCCTCGAAATTGGTCCTGGAACCGGAGTATTAACTCATCGCCTGTTACCTCTAGCCAAATCGGTAGTCGCTGTGGAAATTGACCGCGATTTGTGCGAATTATTAGCTAAAAAGCTAGGAAACACCGAAAACTTCTTACTGCTACAAGGTGATTTTCTAGAACTAGATTTACCCTCTTTATTAACTCCTTTTCCTAACTTTCAAAATCCCAATAAAGTAGTCGCAAATATCCCCTACAACATTACTGGACCAATTCTCGAAAAACTCCTCGGAACGATCGCTAACCCCAATCCTCACCCCTTTGACTCCATCGTACTGCTCGTCCAAAAAGAAGTCGCCGATCGCTTATACGCTAAACCTGGTTCAAAAACCTTCGGCGCACTATCCGTTCGCGTCCAATATTTAGCTGAATGTGAATTTATTTACCACGTAAGCGCAAAAAGCTTTTATCCACCACCAAAAGTTGATTCTGCTGTCGTCAGATTGCGTCCCCGACAATTAAACTCTCTACCACTAAACCCACGACACCTAGAAACTCTAGTCCAACTCGGTTTTGGTGCCAAACGCAAAATGTTACGAAATAATTTGAAAGCAATCGTTGAACGCGATCGCTTAACCGAATTACTAGAAAATTTAGAAATCAATCCCCAAGCCCGCGCTGAAGATCTCAGCGTCACTCAATGGATATCCTTAAGTAATCAGCTAGAAGCGTAA
- a CDS encoding cupin produces MTEQIFINTNNQQWLDLQQFSGTQILPLAEPIPHGSIHKLCMSTVIPVHYHPCDEYVYVLSGTLETGGHKCVQGVLWCTPANTKNGPHKAIT; encoded by the coding sequence ATGACTGAACAGATTTTTATTAATACGAATAATCAGCAATGGTTAGATTTACAACAATTTTCTGGAACTCAAATATTACCTTTAGCTGAACCAATACCGCATGGCTCAATTCATAAACTATGCATGAGTACAGTCATCCCTGTTCACTATCATCCTTGCGATGAGTATGTATATGTCCTCTCAGGCACTCTTGAAACGGGTGGGCATAAATGCGTACAAGGAGTTTTATGGTGTACGCCAGCTAATACAAAAAATGGTCCTCATAAAGCGATTACATAG
- a CDS encoding integrase, translated as MPSQQSNSYEPRQAEWNGISIDKWKPSDWKQWKPNAGKDEATKIEREYLRIKYAIAQANTALSIDRVKVKLKLTTAKSIGLQGTFPCKPGDVGKNGSSNKQYTISLGFSASDAGVKTAVAKARELDLLLMTKQFQWTPELLGKQAQKNALPHDTAKPISELIQEYEREFWKTHEKNRQGVRTWETHYLRHLKKLPQDVPLTQKALEQALEKVQPNTSARFYLAWQLKKFCDFCGVDGNKIIDSYTTPQPLPSLRKIPTDEEIIQGFGTIGTPLSPYASKDNLTQPEQWQWVYGMLATYGLRPHELFAIDLEAFTAPSNIFHLVTLNPNLTGGTKTGERTCGIPPLHPHWIELFDLKNVKFPYTGGTLNNKTAKIHIRFRTTHIGFKPYDLRHAYALRGHRLRIPIKTMADYMGHTVQEHTKTYQRWMNEDTNLEIYKEIVIQKVNTQEALKARVDELEIENAVLKAEIKTLRELVVKHQLGKLLS; from the coding sequence ATGCCAAGCCAGCAATCTAATTCTTACGAACCGCGTCAAGCCGAATGGAATGGTATTTCTATCGATAAATGGAAACCATCTGACTGGAAGCAGTGGAAACCGAATGCGGGAAAGGATGAAGCGACGAAAATAGAACGCGAGTATCTGAGGATTAAATATGCGATCGCCCAAGCAAACACAGCATTAAGCATTGATCGAGTCAAAGTTAAACTCAAGCTAACTACGGCTAAATCGATTGGCTTGCAGGGGACTTTCCCTTGTAAACCTGGCGATGTTGGTAAAAATGGAAGTTCCAACAAACAATACACAATTTCCTTGGGGTTTTCTGCGAGTGATGCTGGTGTAAAAACGGCTGTTGCCAAAGCACGGGAATTAGATCTACTGTTAATGACAAAGCAATTCCAGTGGACACCAGAACTCTTAGGTAAGCAAGCTCAAAAAAATGCGTTACCACATGATACCGCAAAGCCGATTAGCGAGTTGATTCAAGAATACGAGCGAGAATTTTGGAAGACTCACGAGAAAAATCGTCAAGGAGTCCGTACTTGGGAAACACATTATTTGCGACATCTCAAAAAACTTCCTCAAGATGTTCCCTTAACTCAAAAAGCCTTAGAACAAGCTTTAGAAAAAGTCCAACCCAACACCTCAGCGAGATTCTATCTAGCTTGGCAACTCAAAAAGTTTTGTGATTTTTGTGGTGTTGATGGTAATAAAATTATTGATTCGTACACCACTCCACAACCATTACCTAGTCTTCGCAAAATCCCTACTGATGAGGAAATTATTCAAGGCTTTGGTACAATAGGAACTCCTCTATCACCCTACGCCAGTAAGGACAATCTGACACAACCTGAGCAATGGCAATGGGTATATGGAATGTTAGCTACCTATGGTTTAAGACCTCATGAATTATTTGCTATAGATCTTGAGGCATTCACTGCGCCATCAAATATATTTCATTTAGTAACACTTAACCCTAATCTTACTGGTGGTACGAAAACAGGCGAACGAACTTGTGGAATTCCACCGTTACATCCTCATTGGATTGAGTTATTTGATTTAAAAAACGTGAAGTTTCCCTACACAGGGGGAACTTTAAATAATAAAACTGCTAAGATTCACATTCGATTTAGAACGACTCATATAGGTTTTAAGCCTTATGATTTGCGACACGCTTATGCTTTACGTGGGCATCGCTTACGTATTCCCATAAAAACTATGGCTGATTATATGGGGCATACGGTACAAGAGCATACGAAGACGTATCAAAGATGGATGAATGAAGATACAAACTTAGAAATTTATAAAGAAATAGTTATTCAAAAAGTGAATACTCAAGAAGCATTAAAAGCAAGAGTTGATGAATTAGAAATTGAAAATGCTGTTCTCAAAGCTGAAATTAAAACTTTGAGAGAATTAGTTGTAAAACATCAACTCGGTAAGCTATTGAGTTAG
- the ispE gene encoding 4-(cytidine 5'-diphospho)-2-C-methyl-D-erythritol kinase, which translates to MHSYSLIAPAKINLYLEIIGDRPDGYHELAMILQSINLADQIDIRSASTDTIRVRCKHPQVPTDKSNLAYKAAALMANRFPDAFAQYGGVEITINKQIPVAAGLAGGSTNAAAVLVGIDLLWELGLTQSELEELAGQLGSDVPFCIAGGTAIATGRGNELSPLPNLDHLSVVLGKYRSLAVSTAWAYQTYRQQFGDSYLTDTQSLTSRASAVHSAAIVKAIIRKDGVQIAEKLHNDLERVVLPEYPQVAQLRQVFQEAGALGAMMSGSGPTVFALCESHEQAQQVKQYVRTAIPDPDLELWLAQTCTTGIQIATGAK; encoded by the coding sequence ATGCATTCTTATTCACTCATTGCACCCGCCAAAATTAATTTATATTTAGAAATCATCGGCGATCGCCCCGATGGATATCACGAATTGGCAATGATCCTCCAAAGCATCAACTTAGCCGATCAAATCGATATCCGATCTGCAAGTACCGATACAATCCGCGTCCGCTGCAAACATCCTCAAGTCCCCACTGATAAAAGTAACTTGGCATATAAAGCAGCAGCATTGATGGCAAATCGATTTCCCGATGCTTTTGCGCAGTATGGCGGTGTAGAAATCACAATCAATAAGCAAATCCCTGTCGCTGCTGGATTAGCCGGAGGATCGACAAACGCCGCTGCTGTGTTGGTAGGAATCGATTTATTGTGGGAACTAGGACTAACGCAATCTGAACTCGAAGAACTCGCAGGACAACTTGGTTCAGATGTTCCCTTTTGTATTGCAGGTGGAACTGCGATCGCTACAGGTAGAGGTAACGAACTTTCACCATTACCAAACCTAGATCATTTATCTGTAGTCTTAGGAAAATATCGCAGTCTCGCTGTTTCTACAGCATGGGCTTACCAAACTTATCGGCAGCAATTTGGTGATTCTTACTTAACAGATACACAGAGTTTGACATCACGTGCATCAGCAGTCCACTCTGCAGCAATCGTCAAAGCGATCATTCGTAAAGATGGTGTGCAAATCGCTGAAAAGCTTCACAATGATTTAGAACGTGTCGTATTACCAGAGTATCCCCAAGTCGCACAACTACGACAAGTGTTTCAGGAAGCTGGGGCATTAGGTGCTATGATGTCCGGTTCAGGTCCTACAGTATTTGCTTTGTGCGAGTCGCATGAACAAGCACAACAAGTGAAGCAGTATGTGAGAACCGCAATTCCCGATCCAGATTTGGAACTCTGGCTAGCACAAACCTGTACTACAGGTATTCAAATAGCCACTGGTGCTAAGTAA
- a CDS encoding ATP-dependent Clp protease proteolytic subunit: MNTPIPLSIPIIQPFPQKEQLFDIYSRLLAERIIFLKGELTEETANLIVAQLVFLDAEDPEKDISLFINSDGGLATAAITVYDAMKQLRTDISTVCVGTAAAMGAFLLSSGTKGKRYALPHARIRLQQPSGNTAGTAVDIEVAAKEILYFNETLNQILAENTGRTQKQIEIDLNRDLFLSAEEAKNYGLIDSIVAKTP; the protein is encoded by the coding sequence ATGAATACTCCCATACCACTAAGCATTCCAATTATTCAACCCTTTCCTCAAAAAGAGCAATTATTTGATATTTATTCGCGGTTGCTTGCTGAACGAATTATTTTTTTGAAGGGCGAACTTACCGAGGAAACAGCTAACTTAATTGTTGCACAATTAGTATTTCTCGATGCTGAAGATCCAGAAAAAGACATTTCTTTATTTATCAACTCTGATGGTGGTTTAGCAACTGCAGCAATAACTGTTTACGATGCTATGAAACAACTTCGTACCGATATTAGTACAGTTTGTGTTGGTACTGCTGCTGCAATGGGCGCTTTCTTGCTTTCTTCTGGAACTAAGGGCAAAAGGTATGCTTTACCACACGCCCGAATTAGATTACAGCAACCATCAGGAAATACCGCAGGAACAGCAGTTGATATTGAGGTAGCTGCTAAGGAAATTTTATATTTTAACGAAACACTAAATCAAATTCTTGCTGAGAATACTGGACGAACACAAAAGCAGATTGAAATTGATTTAAACAGAGATTTATTTCTGAGTGCTGAAGAAGCAAAAAACTATGGGTTAATTGACAGCATCGTTGCAAAAACACCATGA
- a CDS encoding NAD-dependent epimerase/dehydratase family protein, producing MKILVIGGTNFIGPSVVHRLHAIGHEVTIFHRGKTLAELPLGVKEIKGDRAQLPEMKSELQCLSPDVVLDMILYTEQDALTTMKTFKGIAQRVVAISSIDVYRAYNVLLGKESGIVPVPLTEDSPLRQQLYPFENMPQRALNAPADYDKILVEQVVMSDVELPGTVIRLPMVYGPKDPLHRLFPYLKRMDENRLAILLPENFAQWRGCYGYVENVAQAIALALISPQATGRIYHVADLQFSEAERLSHVGKAAGWQGKIISVPKHYLPADWNLPFNTEQDWFADTTRIRQELGYSEVISQEEALRQTIDWERSNPPQEMPQWTGLELLDYPTEDEILTRLP from the coding sequence ATGAAAATTTTAGTCATAGGAGGAACCAATTTTATTGGCCCTTCAGTTGTGCATCGGCTTCATGCAATCGGTCATGAAGTTACTATATTTCATCGGGGAAAAACTTTAGCTGAGTTACCGTTAGGAGTAAAGGAAATTAAAGGCGATCGCGCTCAACTTCCTGAAATGAAAAGCGAGTTGCAGTGTTTATCTCCTGATGTAGTTTTAGACATGATTCTTTACACTGAGCAAGATGCGCTGACAACAATGAAGACATTTAAAGGCATTGCCCAGCGTGTTGTTGCGATTAGTAGCATAGACGTGTATCGTGCCTATAACGTGCTTTTAGGGAAGGAGTCGGGTATTGTTCCTGTACCACTTACCGAAGATTCGCCATTACGTCAGCAACTCTATCCTTTTGAGAATATGCCACAAAGAGCGCTCAACGCTCCTGCTGATTATGACAAAATCTTGGTGGAACAAGTTGTAATGAGTGATGTTGAGTTACCTGGTACAGTTATTCGCTTACCAATGGTATACGGACCAAAAGATCCATTGCACCGCTTGTTTCCTTACCTAAAGCGAATGGATGAAAATCGTCTGGCAATTTTGCTACCAGAAAATTTTGCTCAATGGCGTGGTTGTTATGGATATGTAGAAAATGTTGCACAGGCGATCGCACTAGCACTCATAAGTCCCCAAGCAACAGGACGCATCTATCATGTGGCAGACTTACAATTTTCTGAAGCCGAACGCCTCAGTCACGTTGGGAAAGCTGCTGGATGGCAAGGCAAAATTATCTCTGTTCCCAAACACTATTTACCAGCAGATTGGAATTTACCTTTTAATACTGAGCAAGATTGGTTTGCTGATACAACACGAATTCGTCAAGAACTTGGTTACAGTGAGGTTATATCTCAAGAGGAAGCCCTGAGACAAACAATTGATTGGGAGCGCAGTAACCCACCGCAAGAAATGCCTCAATGGACAGGATTAGAGTTGTTGGACTATCCTACTGAGGATGAGATTTTAACTCGATTGCCATAG
- a CDS encoding ArsR/SmtB family transcription factor, protein MRGDIFQAIADPTRRAILDRLRSGEQPVKQLAEPFAMSLPAISQHLQILCEVGLVTQRRVGRQRIYQLNPEPLQQVKNWVSHYEQFWQEKLDNLGEYLEESCSESQN, encoded by the coding sequence ATGCGAGGAGATATTTTTCAAGCGATCGCCGATCCCACACGTCGGGCAATTTTAGATCGCCTGCGGAGTGGCGAACAACCTGTAAAGCAGCTTGCAGAACCTTTTGCAATGTCTTTACCAGCAATTTCGCAGCATTTACAAATTTTGTGTGAGGTAGGTTTAGTTACGCAACGGCGGGTAGGGCGTCAGCGGATATATCAACTTAACCCCGAACCATTGCAACAAGTGAAAAATTGGGTTTCCCATTACGAACAGTTTTGGCAAGAGAAACTCGATAACCTCGGTGAATATCTGGAGGAGTCATGTTCCGAGTCGCAAAATTAG
- a CDS encoding SRPBCC family protein, giving the protein MFRVAKLEAFYPYPPEKVWRAIANRQALAKWLMQNDFEPRLGHKFCFQSQLPGLNEVIYCEVLKLVEPYELAYSWQDQLMASPSIVTWTLTPVDGGTQLHLEHRGYQQDAIAISQVTRHSQSWQAQLTHQIVASDRVSFSDEPKQLGSILLNSYFSGKWEYLLNHKLVEALAQETQDNLAVLQDSKGS; this is encoded by the coding sequence ATGTTCCGAGTCGCAAAATTAGAAGCTTTCTATCCCTATCCCCCAGAAAAAGTATGGAGGGCGATCGCAAATCGTCAAGCACTAGCCAAGTGGTTAATGCAAAACGACTTTGAACCGCGTTTAGGACACAAGTTTTGCTTTCAGTCGCAATTACCAGGATTAAATGAGGTTATTTACTGCGAAGTACTGAAACTTGTAGAACCATACGAACTTGCTTATTCTTGGCAAGACCAGTTGATGGCATCTCCCTCAATTGTGACTTGGACACTTACACCTGTTGACGGCGGTACACAACTGCATTTAGAACATCGCGGATATCAACAGGATGCGATTGCCATTAGTCAAGTTACACGTCATTCCCAATCTTGGCAAGCGCAGCTAACGCATCAAATTGTAGCAAGCGATCGCGTGTCGTTTTCTGATGAACCCAAACAACTGGGCAGTATTCTACTCAATTCCTATTTCAGTGGTAAATGGGAATACTTGCTCAATCACAAACTTGTAGAAGCTTTAGCACAGGAAACACAAGATAATTTAGCAGTTTTACAAGATAGTAAAGGTAGTTAA